In Magnetococcales bacterium, the genomic stretch CTTCGCCAGGAATTCGGTATCGTCGGGCTGTCCCTGTTCGGTTCCACCGCTCGGGACGAAATGAGAGAAAGTAGCGATGTGGATGTGTTGGTGACTTTCGATGGTCCTGCCACATCGGCACGCTATTTCGGTGTGCAGTTCTATCTGGAAGATCAGTTGGGGTGTCCGGTGGATCTGGTGACCGACAAGGGATTACGACCCGAGTTGCGCCCCTTCATCGACCGGGACGCAATTCATGTCTGATGCCTCGGGCCTCGTTTCATGACAGAGAAACGACCTCATGTTCGAGGGCGAACAACCCTTCTCGTTGCATGGCGAAATAAATTTCCCGGCTGATC encodes the following:
- a CDS encoding nucleotidyltransferase family protein, producing the protein MRRADVIQHLTRNKEYLRQEFGIVGLSLFGSTARDEMRESSDVDVLVTFDGPATSARYFGVQFYLEDQLGCPVDLVTDKGLRPELRPFIDRDAIHV